A region from the Ptychodera flava strain L36383 chromosome 12, AS_Pfla_20210202, whole genome shotgun sequence genome encodes:
- the LOC139146350 gene encoding uncharacterized protein isoform X1: protein MTRGRQFPSVQSFTQLVHPRAVIFAYQAKYRHVLQPRPFQPKDIVAFTCPTFCSEIISKMASSQSTSTLIHLCLLEKVTKRLTKDNKIYYYGKGIIKENAKRNDKIKAIISNDEKTGDALTAADLDQFLMVTNVISTPTTIKTTEESEVFLNAAAFDVNQQTVNDFRNAPVLTIPDIYSSPPKRRVSVKGKVTHVGDLQSDTHYKRRRIVLTDEQDRNIDTKLWDEHAVNPPVKINDMIEAKTFTVDVYHTGTKSVTSLNSTPSSQLVLCNDKPSTISLNIIAINNSQLITDDNVIYNHNLLQRDLETINVPQQMTVTITNNIVTLIHTAPSTSGSKEKKNKK, encoded by the exons atgacccGCGGTCGACAATTTCCATCAGTTCAGTCGTTCACACAACTGGTACACCCCCGTGCAGTTATATTTGCATACCAAGCAAAGTACAGACACGTGCTTCAACCACGACCATTCCAACCAAAGGACATAGTCGCCTTCACGTGCCCAACATTTTGCTCCGAAATCATTTCGAAAATGGCATCATCACAGTCAACATCGACCTTAATTCATCTCTGCTTActtgaaaaagtaacaaaacgCCTAACGAAAGACAACAAGATATATTATTACGGGAAAGGCATCATCAAAGAAAACGCAAAGAGAAACGACAAAATCAAGGCTATCATATCAAACGATGAAAAAACCGGTGACGCACTGACAGCAGCCGACCTAGACCAATTCCTAATGGTAACAAACGTCATTTCAACCCCAACTACAATAAAGACTACAGAGGAATCTGAG GTTTTCCTTAATGCTGCTGCATTTGACGTAAATCAACAGACTGTCAACGACTTCAGGAACGCTCCAGTCCTGACCATACCCGACATATATTCAAGCCCACCAAAGCGACGAGTCTCCGTCAAAGGCAAAGTCACTCAT GTTGGTGACCTTCAGTCGGATACCCATTATAAAAGACGTCGCATCGTTTTGACTGACGAGCAGGATCGAAATATTGATACTAAACTCTGGGACGAACATGCTGTAAACCCCCCTGTGAAAATCAATGACATGATCGAGGCCAAGACTTTTACGGTCGATGTTTACCACACAGGCACCAAATCAGTCACCAGCCTCAATTCAACACCATCATCCCAACTCGTT CTATGTAACGATAAGCCATCAACTATCTCACTGAACATCATTGCCATCAATAACAG CCAACTCATCACAGATGACAATGTCATATATAATCACAACCTGCTGCAAAGAGACCTAGAGACCATCAACGTTCCACAACAAATGACTGTAACTATCACCAACAACATCGTCACATTGATCCATACTGCACCGTCCACATCCGGttccaaggaaaaaaaaaacaaaaaataa
- the LOC139146350 gene encoding uncharacterized protein isoform X2: MTRGRQFPSVQSFTQLVHPRAVIFAYQAKYRHVLQPRPFQPKDIVAFTCPTFCSEIISKMASSQSTSTLIHLCLLEKVTKRLTKDNKIYYYGKGIIKENAKRNDKIKAIISNDEKTGDALTAADLDQFLMVTNVISTPTTIKTTEESEVFLNAAAFDVNQQTVNDFRNAPVLTIPDIYSSPPKRRVSVKGKVTHVGDLQSDTHYKRRRIVLTDEQDRNIDTKLWDEHAVNPPVKINDMIEAKTFTVDVYHTGTKSVTSLNSTPSSQLLCNDKPSTISLNIIAINNSQLITDDNVIYNHNLLQRDLETINVPQQMTVTITNNIVTLIHTAPSTSGSKEKKNKK, from the exons atgacccGCGGTCGACAATTTCCATCAGTTCAGTCGTTCACACAACTGGTACACCCCCGTGCAGTTATATTTGCATACCAAGCAAAGTACAGACACGTGCTTCAACCACGACCATTCCAACCAAAGGACATAGTCGCCTTCACGTGCCCAACATTTTGCTCCGAAATCATTTCGAAAATGGCATCATCACAGTCAACATCGACCTTAATTCATCTCTGCTTActtgaaaaagtaacaaaacgCCTAACGAAAGACAACAAGATATATTATTACGGGAAAGGCATCATCAAAGAAAACGCAAAGAGAAACGACAAAATCAAGGCTATCATATCAAACGATGAAAAAACCGGTGACGCACTGACAGCAGCCGACCTAGACCAATTCCTAATGGTAACAAACGTCATTTCAACCCCAACTACAATAAAGACTACAGAGGAATCTGAG GTTTTCCTTAATGCTGCTGCATTTGACGTAAATCAACAGACTGTCAACGACTTCAGGAACGCTCCAGTCCTGACCATACCCGACATATATTCAAGCCCACCAAAGCGACGAGTCTCCGTCAAAGGCAAAGTCACTCAT GTTGGTGACCTTCAGTCGGATACCCATTATAAAAGACGTCGCATCGTTTTGACTGACGAGCAGGATCGAAATATTGATACTAAACTCTGGGACGAACATGCTGTAAACCCCCCTGTGAAAATCAATGACATGATCGAGGCCAAGACTTTTACGGTCGATGTTTACCACACAGGCACCAAATCAGTCACCAGCCTCAATTCAACACCATCATCCCAACTC CTATGTAACGATAAGCCATCAACTATCTCACTGAACATCATTGCCATCAATAACAG CCAACTCATCACAGATGACAATGTCATATATAATCACAACCTGCTGCAAAGAGACCTAGAGACCATCAACGTTCCACAACAAATGACTGTAACTATCACCAACAACATCGTCACATTGATCCATACTGCACCGTCCACATCCGGttccaaggaaaaaaaaaacaaaaaataa
- the LOC139146296 gene encoding uncharacterized protein, protein MGISIDQYRLAIDGFHCVHFKQEFQLARFKYFSVSWIIQIYLCNHYMKQLLTLSGDIETNPGPVTPTRVLSCLNKSVITGNLHQGSLKFLASALGTNTCMANSLIALAYSQILEMSDWNSTIIDFILDVGKALYDKLYPNRKCKDSCPYLQVTDLNINFRVRCQYFTCSPGFSLFGYIGDTDPGDNIVYKLEHALEMAFDISSQAVLIIEEYGIALFKVSGVFHVFDSHSRNSEGYAHPDGHAVLVTLESIADLCCHLRYLVCTLSHEPMETIRFEVTPISLYQSNSIPDDYYDLSTVFDSKNNKRKGTHEESQQRKITKLTATEADIPQISTLPTTGDCYVISEIVTSKYTYIPTDITWQTEKVLLFLSTPPKHTVHFQGQGLSLGCPLTKDLVGDGNCFFRAISYITTGSEKYHGQIRSKIVQHLLLNKSKFEKILRVQGQTMEQYLQQSEIAMLGKFASEVEIVASAHFLKTDIFTYMINKRWLKYSGKMVDPHIRVDKKSIYLKHCNANHYQVVTKIKVDPSNSLENYFTSQKLLQDQHVQCENTTSTQSKLSKRQKQQLRKESARARMSIHRQIKTELDRQKTKEQDRVRKFTERSNRKEFAKEKDKEQNKVRKRIERSNKSELAKEKDKEQNKVRKRVERSNKSEFAKEKVKEQNKVRKRVERSNKSEFAKEKVKEQNKVRKRIERSNKSELAKEKVKEQNKVRKRVERSNKSEFAKEKVKEQNKVRKRIERSNKSEFAKEKVKEQNKVRKRVERSNKSEFAKDKDKEQNKVRKRIERSNKSEFAKDKDKEQNKVRKRIERSNKSEFAKDKDKEQNKVRKRIQRSTRKEVAKEKDKQQNKLRKRTKRVNRTDNQKQRDRGDDKARKKLQRFMFNSDHQELLQDFHSNPSPCHPAFEIILNGFFHAIRSGPTYSCSCCNRFMYKSAVTPYKAENFPGTDPDLLHLCLKDQKSEDRQWICKTCQGSLKVNRMPAQAVANNLEVEPVPEQLSFLCNLESQLITRIIPFMKIVALPTGGQHGLRGQVVLVPSNIQKTAETLPRQTSESQIIALSFKRRLSDKYSVKKQYIRPYNVNEALEYLKQNNPFYKNVITNSHWTHNSQLENPELWKAATEPKLRNTMCKPSYTSDENNNNAKSNDIQPKQVSKPLQDHDADMLVDSEEEVDDDNPDHVKTELNLKKSINSSTCLYPKCGPNVKTNQILHLSPGEGQRPTHVFYEKDWEALTFPTLFPSGTNTFNEERDVRITVKKYINARLLSSDTRFAESTEYTFQCLHWAETVDVSNSITMQLKKTRTQDLNAAKLKNPDNVRLMLKNDELFASFKKIRGTPQYWKEMQQDMIAKIRHFGPYTFFLSGSAADFHWPELVQVIATQYGEHFTLEEIEQMTWQTKRNWIARNPVTAARHIDYIFGKVWRNIILSGVHPIGQILNYDIRKEMQSRGTEHFHAAVHVLNAPILDKDTDEDVISFIDKYISCAIPDDTDPVLRDLVISRQTHHHTRTCKKRKGLECRFHFKKPPSSETVIARKETSKEAITKAKKVMTKVMKTLENSQPDITLCELLTEANVSEREYHSILTLSLKRTSVILKRKPSETSINPYNPFILKALRANMDIQYITDVWACIAYITSYMCKPEREMSELMRNAVKEADTATEKLKSIGNTFLKCREVSQHEAIARLVGLPLRQTNTTVQYVPTGYEEERTRMLKSVSELDEMDDDSENVYVPSILDKYAARPHQLNNLSLAEFASMYSTSYGQKSDFDNSAENLFDNQDDAQNTKPKSSTKLKLLQGVGWIYKRQKEIVIRYYYVSKKKDSEKYYHRLLILYLPWRKESQLKLNNSYEAKFVQVHDTIKDTIKKFEPCNDEVQHAYENAPDPDDIDEELWDSVAPPEAEQCRDRQISDDAEYDLLDPSNLDQDQVSVNPINVTTSLNSKRSVTLQAKILANVKYYKIVRSLNDQQRRIHDFIFSWCTSYRIASILGNSLPDPFYVFLTGGAGVGKSHAVHAIFQSAIRQLRREGESPDTPTIILTASTVLTIPAQDTKKDLHTSRAKVIVTSKNPHETAGLRDEIKIAVGARYMHTKNTDLSDGLVNGATGEITHIEIDQHTMDVSK, encoded by the exons ATGGGTATCTCCATTGATCAGTATAGATTAGCAATAGACGGTTTCCATTGTGTTCACTTCAAACAAGAATTTCAACTAGCCAGATTCAAGTACTTTTCTGTGAGCTGGAtcattcaaatttatttatgTAACCATTACATGAAGCAGCTTCTCACACTCAGTGGTGATATTGAAACAAATCCAGGTCCCGTCACTCCAACCAGAGTACTTTCATGTCTCAATAAGAGTGTAATTACAGGTAATTTACACCAGGGTTCCCTAAAGTTTTTAGCTAGTGCATTAGGCACCAACACATGTATGGCCAACAGTCTGATAGCATTGGCTTACTCTCAGATTCTAGAAATGTCAGACTGGAACAGTACAAttattgattttattcttgatgttgGGAAAGCATTATATGATAAACTGTACCCCAACAGAAAGTGTAAAGATTCATGCCCCTATTTACAGGTAAcagatttgaatattaatttcagagttagatgTCAGTATTTTACCTGTAGTCCTGGCTTTTCCTTATTTGGATACATTGGTGATACTGATCCAGGTGATAATATTGTGTACAAATTAGAACATGCACTCGAAATGGCTTTTGACATTTCTTCACAAGCTGTTCTTATTATTGAAGAATATGGGATAGCATTATTTAAAGTTAGTGGTGTATTCCATGTGTTTGATTCTCACAGTAGAAATAGTGAAGGTTATGCTCACCCTGATGGCCATGCAGTTCTTGTCACCCTTGAATCAATTGCTGACCTTTGCTGTCATTTACGATACTTAGTTTGTACATTATCACATGAACCCATGGAGACAATACGCTTTGAAGTAACACCAATATCACTCTATCAGTCTAACAGTATCCCTGATGATTACTATGATTTGTCTACAGTATTTGATTCAAAAAACAATAAGCGTAAAGGTACACATGAAGAAAGCCAgcaaagaaaaattacaaaactaacTGCAACAGAAGCAGATATTCCCCAAATCAGTACTTTACCAACTACTGGGGATTGCTATGTCATCTCTGAAATTGTAacatcaaaatatacatatatcccAACTGATATAACATGGCAAACAGAAAAGGTGTTGTTATTTCTAAGTACTCCACCCAAGCATACTGTACACTTTCAAGGCCAAGGTCTGTCTCTGGGATGCCCATTGACAAAAGATTTAGTTGGAGATGGTAATTGCTTTTTTAGAGCAATCTCCTACATAACTACAGGCAGTGAAAAATATCATGGTCAGATTAGATCGAAAATAGTTCAACATTTGCTACTCAATaaaagcaaatttgaaaagatacTTAGAGTTCAAGGACAAACTATGGAACAGTATTTGCAACAAAGTGAGATTGCCATGTTGGGCAAATTTGCTAGTGAAGTTGAAATTGTTGCCTCGGCTCATTTTTTAAAGACAGATATATTCACATACATGATTAACAAACGCTGGCTTAAGTACTCTGGCAAAATGGTTGACCCACACATTCGTGttgacaaaaaatcaatatatttgaAACACTGTAATGCCAATCATTACCAAGTTGTCACAAAGATCAAAGTAGATCCATCAAATTCCCTGGAAAATTACTTTACATCACAGAAACTGCTACAAGATCAACATGTGCAATGTGAAAACACAACATCTACTCAGAGCAAACTATCAAAAAGGCAGAAGCAACAATTGAGAAAGGAGAGTGCAAGGGCAAGAATGAGTATACATAGACAAATAAAAACTGAACTAGACAGACAAAAAACCAAAGAACAGGACAGAGTTAGAAAATTTACTGAGCGAAGCAATAGAAAAGAATTTGCAAAGGAGAAAGATaaagaacaaaacaaagttagaaagAGGATTGAGAGAAGCAACAAATCAGAACTTGCCAAAGAGAAAGATaaagaacaaaacaaagttagaaagAGGGTTGAGAGAAGCAACAAATCAGAATTTGCCAAAGAGAAAGTTaaagaacaaaacaaagttagaaagAGGGTTGAGAGAAGCAACAAATCAGAATTTGCCAAAGAGAAAGTTaaagaacaaaacaaagttagaaagAGGATTGAGAGAAGCAACAAATCAGAACTTGCCAAAGAGAAAGTTaaagaacaaaacaaagttagaaagAGGGTTGAGAGAAGCAACAAGTCAGAATTTGCCAAAGAGAAAGTTaaagaacaaaacaaagttagaaagAGGATTGAGAGAAGCAACAAGTCAGAATTTGCCAAAGAGAAAGTTaaagaacaaaacaaagttagaaagAGGGTTGAGAGAAGCAACAAGTCAGAATTTGCCAAAGACAAAGATaaagaacaaaacaaagttagaaagAGGATTGAGAGAAGCAACAAATCAGAATTTGCCAAAGACAAAGATaaagaacaaaacaaagttagaaagAGGATTGAGAGAAGCAACAAATCAGAATTTGCCAAAGACAAAGATaaagaacaaaacaaagttagaaagAGGATTCAAAGAAGCACTAGAAAAGAAGTTGCCAAGgagaaagataaacaacaaaacaaacttagGAAGAGGACCAAGAGAGTTAATAGAACAGATAACCAAAAACAAAGAGACAGGGGAGATGACAAGGCAAGAAAGAAACTACAGAGATTCATGTTTAATAGTGACCATCAAGAATTATTACAAGACTTTCATTCCAATCCATCACCTTGTCATCCagcatttgaaattattttaaatggATTTTTTCATGCTATAAGATCTGGCCCCACATACTCATGCAGTTGTTGCAATAGGTTCATGTATAAGTCTGCTGTAACTCCTTACAAAGCAGAGAATTTTCCAGGAACAGATCCAGATTTACTACATCTTTGTCTGAAAGACCAGAAATCAGAAGACAGACAATGGATTTGTAAAACATGCCAAGGGTCTCTAAAAGTAAATCGCATGCCTGCACAAGCTGTTGCAAATAACCTAGAAGTTGAACCAGTACCTGAACAGTtatcatttttgtgtaatttggAGAGCCAGTTGATAACTAGAATTATACCATTCATGAAGATTGTTGCTTTGCCTACTGGCGGTCAACATGGTCTCCGTGGTCAAGTTGTCCTTGTACCATCTAATATACAGAAAACTGCTGAGACTTTGCCAAGACAGACTTCCGAGTCACAAATAATAGCCTTAAGCTTTAAACGACGTTTATCAGATAAATATTCAGTCAAAAAACAATACATACGCCCTTACAATGTCAATGAAGCTTTAGAATACTTGAAACAGAATAATCCATTTTATAAAAATGTGATTACAAATAGTCACTGGACTCACAACAGTCAATTAGAAAATCCAGAATTGTGGAAAGCGGCTACTGAGCCTAAACTAAGAAACACTATGTGCAAGCCAAGCTACACTTCTgatgaaaataacaataatgCAAAAAGTAATGATATTCAACCAAAGCAGGTATCAAAACCATTACAAGACCATGATGCTGATATGCTTGTAGATTCAGAGGAGGaagttgatgatgataatcCTGATCATGTAAAAACTGAACTTAATTTAAAGAAAAGCATCAATTCATCAACATGCCTATACCCAAAATGTGGTCCCAatgtcaaaacaaatcaaatattaCACCTTTCACCTGGGGAAGGACAAAGACCAACACATGTCTTCTATGAAAAAGACTGGGAAGCATTGACATTTCCAACACTGTTTCCATCAGGAACTAACACATTCAATGAAGAAAGAGATGTAAGAATCACTGTTAAAAAGTACATTAATGCAAGGTTACTATCAAGTGACACACGATTTGCAGAAAGTACTGAATATACTTTTCAGTGTTTACACTGGGCAGAAACAGTTGATGTAAGCAATAGCATCACCATGCAACTCAAAAAGACAAGAACGCAGGATTTAAATGCTGCAAAGTTGAAGAATCCTGACAATGTTAGattaatgttgaaaaatgatgaactatttgcatcattcaaaaaAATCCGTGGCACACCACAATATTGGAAAGAGATGCAACAAGACATGATTGCAAAGATAAGACACTTTGGGCCTTACACTTTTTTCTTGTCTGGCAGTGCTGCTGACTTCCATTGGCCTGAATTGGTACAAGTCATTGCAACACAGTATGGTGAACACTTTACATTAGAGGAGATAGAGCAAATGACCTGGCAGACAAAACGCAATTGGATAGCCAGAAATCCTGTAACAGCAGCGAGACATATTGATTATATATTTGGAAAGGTATGGAGAAACATAATTTTAAGTGGAGTCCATCCAATTGGTCAAATTCTAAATTATgacatcagaaaagaaatgcaaAGTAGAGGCACTGAACATTTCCATGCAGCTGTTCATGTCCTAAATGCACCAATCTTAGATAAAGATACTGATGAAGATGTCATATCATTTATAGACAAATATATCTCATGTGCTATCCCTGATGACACTGATCCAGTACTTCGTGACTTAGTCATATCACGTCAAACGCACCATCATACACGAACttgtaaaaaaagaaaaggcCTAGAATGTAGATTCCATTTTAAGAAACCACCATCATCAGAAACTGTTATTGCCAGAAAAGAAACATCAAAAGAAGCAATTACCAAAGCTAAAAAGGTTATGACTAAAGTCATGAAAACTTTAGAAAACAGTCAACCAGACATTACTTTGTGTGAATTGCTCACAGAGGCAAATGTATCTGAAAGAGAATATCATTCTATATTGACTTTGTCACTAAAACGCACATCAGTCATTTTAAAACGAAAGCCATCAGAGACCAGTATTAATCCATATAATCCATTCATACTGAAGGCATTACGAGCAAATATGGATATACAGTACATTACTGATGTTTGGGCCTGCATTGCCTACATTACTTCATACATGTGTAAACCAGAAAGGGAAATGTCAGAGCTCATGAGAAATGCTGTCAAAGAAGCAGACACTGCAACAGAAAAACTTAAATCTATTGGCAATACTTTTTTGAAGTGCCGTGAGGTTTCACAACATGAAGCAATAGCAAGGTTGGTAGGTTTACCACTgagacaaacaaacacaacagtTCAATATGTACCTACAGGATATGAAGAAGAAAGAACAAGAATGTTAAAGAGTGTGTCAGAGCTTGATGAAATGGATGATGATAGTGAGAATGTATATGTACCAAGTATTCTAGATAAATACGCAGCTAGACCCCACCAGTTGAATAATCTGTCTCTAGCTGAGTTTGCATCAATGTACAGTACTTCCTACGGACAAAAGTCTGATTTTGATAATTCTGCAGAAAACTTGTTTGACAACCAAGATGATGCCCAAAACACAAAGCCTAAATCAAGTACAAAGTTAAAACTCCTGCAAGGCGTAGGATGGATATATAAACGACAGAAGGAAATTGTAATTCGGTACTATTATGTCTCAAAGAAAAAAGATTCAGAAAAATATTACCATAGATTACTTATCTTGTACCTTCCTTGGCGAAAGGAATCACAACTTAAACTTAACAACAGCTATGAAGCAAAGTTTGTACAAGTGCATGACACTATCAAGGATACAATAAAGAAATTTGAACCATGTAATGATGAGGTTCAACATGCATATGAAAATGCACCAGATCCTGATGACATTGATGAAGAACTATGGGATTCAGTAGCACCACCAGAGGCTGAACAatgtagagacagacagatatctgATGATGCAGAGTATGACTTATTAGACCCATCAAACCTAGATCAAGACCAAGTTTCTGTTAACCCAATCAATGTCACCACATCACTGAATTCTAAACGTTCAGTCACATTACAGGCAAAGATCCTAGCTAATGTGAAGTATTATAAGATAGTGCGAAGTCTAAATGACCAACAGAGAAGGATAcatgatttcatattttcatggtGCACTTCATACAGAATAGCAAGTATCCTAGGTAATTCACTACCTGATCCATTTTATGTCTTCCTTACTGGAGGTGCAGGAGTAGGTAAAAGCCATGCAGTTCATGCCATTTTTCAAAGTGCAATACGTCAACTACGACGTGAAGGTGAAAGCCCAGATACACCAACAATAATTTTGACAGCATCTACAG TGCTTACAATTCCAGCACAAGACACCAAGAAGGACTTGCATACATCAAGAGCAAAGGTCATTGTCACTTCTAAAAATCCACATGAAACAGCTGGTCTAcgagatgaaataaaaattgctgTAGGTGCCAGATATATGCATACAAAAAACACAGACCTGTCAGATGGCCTTGTCAATGGTGCTACTGGTGAAATAACTCATATAGAAATTGACCAAC ACACCATGGATGTTAGTAAATGA